From the Leptolyngbya sp. O-77 genome, one window contains:
- the speB gene encoding agmatinase — translation MPSLNPPRYQPANSLESPRFSGVRTFARLPYVQDPADVDVAIVGLPFDTGATFKVGARFGPEAVRGASALLRPYNPELDVMVFETLSCVDYGDAPVVPGFIEDSLDAIARTIQPLAEAGVIPLSIGGDHSVALGELRALAAVHGPLALVHFDAHGDYWDSYFGHKYTHGTPFRRAVEEGLIVPEASVQLGMRGPLYDSDDLDTPRRAGFTVLTTTQLMRHTPEEIGALVREKVGDRKAFLSFDVDFFDPAFAPGTGTPEVGGPTSFQGLGYLRACTGLTWVGGDVVEVLPAMDHSQVTAHLGAQIGYEFLSLVALSKR, via the coding sequence ATGCCTTCCCTCAATCCTCCCCGCTATCAGCCTGCCAACTCCCTTGAGTCGCCGCGTTTTTCGGGAGTGCGTACCTTTGCCCGACTGCCCTATGTGCAAGATCCGGCGGATGTAGACGTGGCGATCGTCGGGCTGCCGTTTGATACGGGAGCGACGTTTAAGGTGGGGGCGCGGTTTGGGCCGGAGGCGGTGCGCGGCGCGTCGGCGCTGCTGCGGCCGTATAACCCTGAGCTGGATGTGATGGTGTTTGAAACGCTGTCCTGCGTGGACTATGGCGATGCGCCCGTGGTGCCGGGATTTATTGAGGACAGTTTGGATGCGATCGCCCGCACCATTCAACCCCTAGCCGAGGCGGGCGTGATTCCCCTCAGCATTGGCGGCGACCACAGCGTGGCGCTGGGCGAGTTGCGGGCGCTGGCTGCGGTTCACGGGCCGCTAGCGCTGGTGCATTTCGACGCGCACGGCGACTATTGGGACAGCTACTTTGGGCACAAATATACCCACGGCACGCCGTTTCGCCGCGCTGTCGAGGAAGGGCTAATCGTTCCCGAAGCGTCAGTACAACTGGGAATGCGCGGCCCACTCTATGATTCCGACGACCTGGACACACCGCGCCGCGCTGGGTTCACCGTGCTGACGACCACCCAGCTCATGCGCCACACGCCGGAGGAAATCGGGGCGCTGGTGCGTGAGAAAGTGGGCGATCGCAAAGCATTCCTCTCCTTCGATGTGGACTTTTTCGATCCTGCCTTTGCCCCCGGCACAGGCACGCCCGAAGTCGGCGGCCCCACCAGCTTTCAGGGACTCGGCTACCTGCGCGCCTGCACCGGACTCACCTGGGTCGGCGGCGACGTGGTAGAGGTACTACCCGCGATGGATCATTCCCAGGTGACGGCCCACCTCGGCGCACAAATCGGCTATGAGTTCCTGTCGCTGGTGGCGCTGTCGAAGCGCTAG